Genomic DNA from Patescibacteria group bacterium:
ATAATATTGTATCACCTAACTTTTGTCAATAAATGCCTAAAGATAAAAATCTAAAACAAATTCTGAAATTTTTACACCAAATAGGGAAACTGAAAGAAACCTATCGCTTTGGCGAGTCGAAAACTTTAAAAGGCGATTCCAGCGCTGACCATTCTTGGCGTTTGGCTTTAATGGCGGCGGTCGTCGCCAGCGAGTTAAAATTAAAATTAAAACTGGAAAAAGCTTTAAAAATCGCTTTAATCCATGATTTGCCCGAAGCCATTACCGGCGACATTGACGCCCGGCTTATTGCTCAAGGAAAAATTACCAAGGAATATAAACACCAAAAAGAAGAGAAAGCAATGGAAAAAATCAAAAAATTTCTGCCGGTTAAAACGGGAAAGGAGATCTATAAGCTCTGGCAGGATTATGAAAAAGGAGAGTCGGAGGAAGCAAAATTCATAAAAGCCCTTGATAAAATAGAAACCTTAACGCACTTTACGAAAATAGAAGCCCCGGGTAAAATTGATACGCCGGAACTCCTGGTAATTTATGGCGACAAGGAAGTAAAAAACTTTCCCCGGCTGGAGAGCATGTTCAAATTAGTCAAAAAAGAAATAAAAGAAGATATTAAAAAAAATAATATTCCCTGGAAAAAAGAATACAATATATAAATTAATTATTCATTTTTCATTATTAACTATAAATTAACCCATATGCTGGACATAAAATTCATCCGCGCCAACGCGGCGAAAATCAAGGAAGCGGCCAAAAATAAAAACATCAAGGTTGATATTGACGAGTTGCTTAAAATTGACGAGGAAAGAAGGGAAAGTCAGGGGAAAATTGACGAATTAAGGGCTAAACGCAATGAATTAGCGGCCGCGGCTAAAGGAGGAAAACCGACATCTGCCCAGATTGAAGAGGGGAGAAAACTGAAAGAAGAAATTACTGCTTTTGAGAAAAAATCCGAAGAAATTGAAAGGCAGTATCAGGATTTAATGGAAAAAGCGCCTAACCTTTACCACCCGGATACGCCGATTGGCAAAGATGATTCCGAGAATAAAGAGATTGAAAGAGTGGGGGAGCCGACGAAATTTAACTTTACCCCTAAAGACCACTTAACTTTAGGCAAGGAATTGGATATTTTGGATTTTGAAACTGCGGCGCAAGTGGCCGGGGCCGGATTTTTCTACTTGAAAAATGAACTAGCTTTGCTGGAATTCGCTTTAATCCAGTTCGCTTTGGAAAAACTGGTAAAAAAAGGCTTTATTCCTTTTTCCACGCCTGACTTGGCCAAGAGTTTTATTATGAAAGGCACGGGCTATAACCCGAGAGGCAATGAAGAGCAGATTTATGAAATAAAAGGCGAAGACACTTCTTTAATCGCCACGGCCGAAATCACCTTGGGCGGCTATCTGGCTAACAAAACACTTAAAGAAGAGGATTTGGATATAAAATATGTCGGCTTTTCCCATTGCTTTAGAAAGGAAGCCGGGGCCTACGGCAAAGAATCCCGCGGCCTTTACCGAGTGCATCAATTCAGCAAAGTTGAGATGTTCGTTTTTTCCCGGCCGGAAACTTCCGAAGAATTGCACCAAGAAATGAAAGAAATTGAAAAAGAAATTTACAAAGAGCTGGAAATTCCTTTCCGGGTGATGGAAATCTGCTCGGGCGACTTAGGCGGACCGGCTTACAGAAAATATGATTTGGAGGCCTGGATGCCGATGAAAAATAACTGGGGAGAAATTACCAGCTGCTCCAACTGCACTGATTTCCAGGCCCGGCGCCTGAATATAAAATACAAAACCAAAGACGGCAAAACCGAATATGTCCATACTTTAAACGGCACCGCCATTACTTCCAGCCGCGCGCCCTTGGTGATTCTAGAAAACTTCCAGCAGGCCGACGGTTCGGTTATTATTCCCAAAGCCCTGCATAAATACCTGCCAGGCGGCCTCAAAGTTATTAAGAAGAAATAATTATGATTTTGACAAGTCTTGGCGTAATCGCTTTTTATTTAAGCTATTTCCTTGCCTTTTTCTTAATATACTTAATCTGGCCCGGGATTCAAGCAGGGAGAACCTTAAGATTTTTTTTAATCTTAATTTGCCTAATTTTTCTTTACGCCCGCTTTATTGAGCCGAGAATTATCAGAATAAAACGCCGACAAATAAATTTTAAAAACCCCCTAAAAACTGGTTTAAAAATAGTTATCATTTCCGACCTGCATATCGGCCTTTTTACTAAAAAAAGTTTATTAACCAAAGCTGTAAAAAAAATAAATAATCTTAACCCCGACCTGGTTTTTATTCCCGGCGATTTTGTCTGGCGCTTGCCGGAAAATAAAATAGAAAAAAATTTGGCCGACTTGAAAAAATTAATGCCCCGGACTTTGGCGGTTCTGGGAAATCATGACTGCGGCAACCAACACGAAAAAGACGTTTCCAAAAAATTAATGGAAATTTTATTAAAATGCG
This window encodes:
- a CDS encoding HD domain-containing protein gives rise to the protein MPKDKNLKQILKFLHQIGKLKETYRFGESKTLKGDSSADHSWRLALMAAVVASELKLKLKLEKALKIALIHDLPEAITGDIDARLIAQGKITKEYKHQKEEKAMEKIKKFLPVKTGKEIYKLWQDYEKGESEEAKFIKALDKIETLTHFTKIEAPGKIDTPELLVIYGDKEVKNFPRLESMFKLVKKEIKEDIKKNNIPWKKEYNI
- the serS gene encoding serine--tRNA ligase, which codes for MLDIKFIRANAAKIKEAAKNKNIKVDIDELLKIDEERRESQGKIDELRAKRNELAAAAKGGKPTSAQIEEGRKLKEEITAFEKKSEEIERQYQDLMEKAPNLYHPDTPIGKDDSENKEIERVGEPTKFNFTPKDHLTLGKELDILDFETAAQVAGAGFFYLKNELALLEFALIQFALEKLVKKGFIPFSTPDLAKSFIMKGTGYNPRGNEEQIYEIKGEDTSLIATAEITLGGYLANKTLKEEDLDIKYVGFSHCFRKEAGAYGKESRGLYRVHQFSKVEMFVFSRPETSEELHQEMKEIEKEIYKELEIPFRVMEICSGDLGGPAYRKYDLEAWMPMKNNWGEITSCSNCTDFQARRLNIKYKTKDGKTEYVHTLNGTAITSSRAPLVILENFQQADGSVIIPKALHKYLPGGLKVIKKK
- a CDS encoding metallophosphoesterase; this translates as MILTSLGVIAFYLSYFLAFFLIYLIWPGIQAGRTLRFFLILICLIFLYARFIEPRIIRIKRRQINFKNPLKTGLKIVIISDLHIGLFTKKSLLTKAVKKINNLNPDLVFIPGDFVWRLPENKIEKNLADLKKLMPRTLAVLGNHDCGNQHEKDVSKKLMEILLKCGIKVIDNKIETIKIRGQEIRIVGLADLETRKPDYNLLKNLSRDDINIILEHNPDAAYEFPSYNMNLVVCGHTHGGQIRIYPFYKYAYKYIARMTHDFDKGLREFRGTKVFITTGIGLGGLPFRFLMPPVIDILEIE